A genomic window from Aethina tumida isolate Nest 87 chromosome 4, icAetTumi1.1, whole genome shotgun sequence includes:
- the LOC109594172 gene encoding Sjoegren syndrome nuclear autoantigen 1 homolog: protein MRAMSETGAALQTHIQELVKCLEELKVRKKEVLVLIDKEEGEKRILEKNIKCLQEKLCVVNENLQQHRSLCENYDRTIKETENGFQKILESSQVLLHLAQQEANKLDNTQSKSQYSYN, encoded by the exons ATGAGAGCAATGTCTGAAACCGGTGCAGCTCTGCAAACTCACATCCAAGAATtggtaaaat GTTTAGAAGAATTGAAGGTTCGAAAAAAGGaagtattagttttaatagatAAGGAAGAAGGAGAGAAAAGAATTCTTGAAAAGAACATAAAGTGCTTACAGGAGAAACTATGTGtggttaatgaaaatttacaacaaCACAGGTCTTTGTGTGAGAACTACGATAGGACCATTAAGGAGACTGAAAATGGAtttcaaaaa ATTTTGGAAAGCAGTCAAGTACTGTTACACTTGGCCCAACAAGAAGCCAACAAATTGGACAATACTCAAAGCAAAAGtcaatattcttataattga